One window of Tenacibaculum maritimum NCIMB 2154 genomic DNA carries:
- a CDS encoding polyprenyl synthetase family protein, which produces MDISIYYEQFLNYLNAQNLIREPKNLYEPIDYILELGGKRIRPLLTLMAADIFSNDYKKALPAALAVEVFHNFTLVHDDIMDDAPLRRGKQTVHEKWNINTGILSGDAMLILAYQYFENYEPSIFQKLAQLFSKTALEVCDGQQLDVDFETKSSVTIDDYIRMITLKTSVLVGAALKMGAIVAKADEKEAEYLYKYGLNLGIAFQLQDDYLDTFGNPKTFGKQVGGDIIENKKTYLYLKALEVSNEEDERELRFFYKEKLKNNTDKIAKVSQIFERNNIPKFTHELIEYYTNKAFESLDKMAISNEFKQHLKDFGNSLMNRKV; this is translated from the coding sequence TTGGATATTTCTATTTATTATGAGCAGTTTTTAAATTATTTGAATGCTCAAAATTTAATACGTGAACCCAAAAATTTATATGAACCCATAGATTACATTTTAGAGTTAGGAGGAAAACGAATTAGACCACTATTAACCTTAATGGCTGCCGACATTTTTTCAAATGATTATAAAAAAGCCTTGCCTGCTGCTTTAGCGGTAGAGGTTTTCCATAACTTTACATTGGTTCATGATGACATCATGGATGACGCTCCACTAAGACGGGGAAAACAAACAGTACATGAAAAGTGGAATATCAATACTGGAATTCTTTCTGGTGACGCCATGCTTATTTTAGCATACCAATATTTTGAGAATTATGAACCTAGTATTTTTCAAAAACTAGCTCAATTATTTAGTAAAACAGCATTAGAGGTTTGTGACGGGCAACAATTGGATGTTGATTTTGAAACAAAATCTAGCGTAACTATTGATGATTATATCAGAATGATTACTCTAAAAACCTCAGTATTGGTTGGAGCTGCTCTAAAAATGGGAGCTATTGTAGCGAAGGCTGATGAAAAGGAAGCTGAATATTTATATAAATATGGATTAAATCTTGGGATCGCTTTTCAGTTACAGGATGATTATTTGGATACTTTTGGAAACCCTAAAACTTTCGGGAAACAAGTAGGAGGAGATATTATTGAAAATAAAAAAACATACCTTTATCTAAAAGCCTTAGAGGTTTCAAATGAAGAGGATGAGCGAGAATTACGTTTTTTTTATAAAGAAAAATTAAAAAATAACACTGATAAAATAGCCAAAGTTTCTCAAATATTTGAAAGAAATAACATTCCTAAATTTACGCATGAACTTATTGAATACTACACGAATAAAGCATTCGAAAGCCTTGACAAAATGGCAATTTCCAATGAATTCAAACAGCATTTAAAAGACTTTGGCAATAGTTTAATGAACAGAAAAGTTTAA
- a CDS encoding TolC family protein, with translation MSLSMQEAIDYAIKNSYTTKVAENDVKAAIKKRWETIATGLPQINGEVNYINNLKQPVSLLPGEIVNKEKGTFVPVTFGTKQTMNATVTLNQLLFDGTYLIGLQSAKTYLKISKQAKEKTILATKEAIINAYGNVLITEKTIEILERNKKVLEKNFNDAKKINENGLNEEEDVEQLEITLGNVESSLRNAIRLKGIAYQMLNLSLGNSINTKLVLTDNLDSLMLTNIDLELLTKTFNLEKHIDFRIAENDRKSKYLLMRLQQSKALPSLGAFLNYGAAANSNTFSFLDESQDWFKSSVLGISLKIPLFSSLGRSAKTAQAKIALASADIRLEEIKQKLSLQAEAAKSEYQLSIENYETAKRNLELAERIEKKQQIKFFEGISTSFDLSQAQNQLYSQQNKYVQSMLNVVAKKAKLENALNITIK, from the coding sequence ATGAGTTTATCAATGCAAGAAGCAATTGATTATGCAATTAAAAATAGTTATACAACTAAAGTAGCTGAAAATGATGTCAAAGCTGCAATCAAAAAAAGGTGGGAAACAATAGCTACTGGATTACCACAAATAAATGGAGAGGTAAATTATATTAATAATTTAAAGCAACCTGTATCTTTATTACCTGGGGAGATAGTCAATAAAGAAAAAGGCACATTTGTACCGGTAACTTTTGGAACTAAACAAACAATGAATGCTACTGTTACTCTTAATCAGTTGTTGTTTGATGGGACTTATCTAATCGGCTTACAATCTGCAAAAACGTATTTAAAAATTTCTAAGCAAGCCAAGGAGAAAACGATATTGGCTACAAAGGAAGCAATAATAAATGCTTATGGCAATGTATTAATTACAGAGAAAACTATCGAAATTCTTGAGAGGAATAAAAAAGTTTTAGAAAAAAACTTTAATGATGCGAAGAAAATTAATGAAAACGGATTGAATGAAGAAGAAGATGTCGAGCAACTAGAAATTACGCTAGGGAATGTTGAAAGTAGTTTAAGAAATGCAATTCGATTAAAAGGGATCGCATATCAAATGTTGAACCTTTCTTTAGGGAATTCAATAAATACTAAGTTAGTATTAACAGATAATTTAGATTCTTTGATGCTTACAAATATTGATTTAGAGTTGTTAACTAAGACGTTTAACTTAGAAAAACATATTGATTTTAGGATTGCAGAAAATGATCGTAAAAGTAAGTATTTATTAATGCGCTTACAGCAGAGTAAGGCATTACCTAGTTTAGGTGCTTTTTTAAACTATGGAGCTGCAGCAAATTCCAATACTTTTTCTTTTTTGGATGAAAGTCAAGATTGGTTTAAGTCTTCAGTACTTGGAATTAGCTTGAAGATACCGCTTTTTAGTAGCTTAGGAAGAAGTGCAAAAACTGCTCAAGCAAAAATAGCACTTGCATCAGCAGATATTCGATTGGAGGAGATAAAACAGAAGTTAAGCCTACAAGCTGAAGCGGCTAAAAGTGAATACCAGTTGAGTATTGAAAACTATGAAACTGCTAAAAGAAATCTTGAATTGGCAGAAAGAATAGAAAAAAAGCAACAAATAAAATTCTTTGAAGGGATTTCTACAAGTTTTGACTTGTCTCAAGCTCAAAATCAATTGTATAGCCAACAAAATAAATATGTACAATCAATGCTAAATGTGGTAGCTAAAAAAGCTAAACTTGAAAATGCATTAAATATTACAATAAAATAA
- a CDS encoding helix-turn-helix domain-containing protein produces MKEQSTFIQCFQLSLDDLETIIKEAVSKVLQEKKELLINNPKRNSSDYYLSRKEAAEFLKISETTLWSLDKKQILPAKRLYGKVLYLKSDLLNFHKQAA; encoded by the coding sequence GTGAAAGAACAGAGCACATTTATTCAATGTTTTCAACTATCATTAGATGATTTGGAAACAATCATTAAAGAAGCAGTATCAAAAGTATTGCAAGAAAAGAAAGAACTATTAATTAACAATCCAAAAAGAAATTCTTCTGATTATTATCTCTCAAGGAAGGAAGCTGCGGAGTTTTTAAAAATTTCCGAAACTACATTATGGAGTTTGGATAAAAAACAAATTCTCCCAGCAAAACGCTTATACGGAAAAGTATTATACTTAAAAAGCGATCTACTCAACTTCCATAAACAAGCAGCTTAA
- a CDS encoding TetR/AcrR family transcriptional regulator produces the protein MRDKILDKAGDMFLNFGFKSVTMDDIASEIGISKKTIYAHFKNKTDLVEAVTSALFTAICNGIDLIHEQQQNPIKELYEVKMFVMASLKDEKSSPQYQLQKYYPKLYKTFKHKQFEFMQNCIKANLTRGIEQGLFRESIDTDFVARVYFNGMVGIKNPELFPLKHHSMNTLMNYFLEYHLRGICSLKGLQELENQLKTN, from the coding sequence ATGAGAGATAAAATTTTAGATAAGGCAGGAGACATGTTCTTAAATTTTGGTTTTAAGAGTGTAACAATGGACGATATAGCAAGTGAAATAGGTATTTCTAAAAAAACAATTTACGCTCATTTTAAAAATAAGACAGATTTAGTGGAAGCTGTGACTTCTGCTTTATTTACCGCTATTTGCAATGGGATTGATTTGATTCATGAGCAACAGCAGAATCCTATTAAAGAATTATACGAGGTGAAAATGTTTGTAATGGCAAGTTTAAAAGATGAAAAATCATCACCTCAATATCAACTACAAAAATATTATCCTAAGTTGTATAAAACATTCAAACATAAACAGTTTGAGTTTATGCAAAATTGTATTAAAGCGAATTTAACAAGAGGAATTGAACAAGGGCTATTTAGAGAATCAATAGATACTGACTTCGTTGCTAGAGTTTACTTTAATGGAATGGTAGGAATAAAAAACCCGGAATTGTTTCCGTTAAAGCATCATTCCATGAATACATTGATGAATTATTTCCTAGAATACCATCTTAGAGGGATTTGTTCATTGAAAGGACTACAAGAATTAGAAAACCAATTAAAAACCAATTAA
- a CDS encoding condensin complex protein MksE, with protein sequence MENNDISEIEYLDFLKEEDAIQYFGKLDYLLKDGTHFQCYGDQIPYYRFLKKNKKSIKAFYQRFYGIILKEENKESDSYFFLDFNDSSRGNIPQSFRDILKNDYIIIGLIMYKILHSEKNLELTSIIKLKQTIRNDYQSFKPGLIKLIAQSTADKDNFNDDETIDNAIERALKQFRKLAWLDYKGDTFELRASFHRIITLYEDIIPKIDTVIESYQ encoded by the coding sequence ATGGAAAACAATGATATTTCAGAAATAGAATATCTGGACTTTTTAAAAGAAGAAGACGCTATTCAATATTTTGGAAAATTAGACTATCTATTAAAAGACGGCACACATTTTCAATGCTATGGAGATCAAATACCGTATTATAGATTTTTAAAAAAAAATAAAAAATCTATAAAAGCATTTTATCAGCGTTTTTATGGTATTATTTTAAAAGAAGAAAACAAAGAATCAGACTCCTACTTTTTCCTCGATTTCAATGATTCAAGTAGAGGTAACATACCTCAATCCTTTAGGGATATTCTTAAAAACGATTATATAATAATAGGGTTAATAATGTATAAAATTTTACATTCTGAAAAAAATCTTGAATTGACTTCTATTATAAAATTAAAACAAACTATCAGGAATGATTATCAATCGTTTAAACCTGGTTTAATAAAGCTTATAGCTCAGTCTACAGCAGACAAAGACAATTTTAATGATGATGAAACTATTGATAATGCCATAGAAAGAGCATTAAAGCAATTTAGAAAGCTAGCATGGCTAGATTATAAAGGAGATACTTTTGAACTTCGTGCTTCCTTTCATAGAATTATAACATTATACGAAGACATCATTCCAAAAATAGACACCGTAATAGAAAGCTATCAATGA
- a CDS encoding ATP-binding protein encodes MRGFRLLAIRPLIDCDEVYLKGLDPNGIFSFYSNYNYLNKKGESVKNNEAVEKIIIEKDDSFNIYREEINKTSINISALVGRNGSGKSTLLELFYVTCFAIALEKGIIPDNTYYHKKYLEGKEAYLQEIIDNIQRVQMWLRAEIIYAIDSDFFSVSYFEGNLIHKHIQGNNSYPNFKNKIYKNNSAPVNKYVFNEAFFYSIVTNYSLYGLNSINQGHWLQSLFHKNDGYQTPLVITPMRTKGIIDINDEFHFAQTRLLSNLVDENFKTKNIVNNKKAESIVFELDTERFTSINNVDIDLVHQKYIKEYKLSNGLQYTDEKFFIDIYNALNREKKLRIKEIDIKAVPHFNSLIKYILRKLIRISLNYKEYNEFYFLPKDGKPIPSLREFRKLLLKLQNDNSHIVLKLRQILNAIRFNIFKNSKTARWKPDDSIKNNKKFTYSLKTEEFVSRIKAIKKEFSSIELIEIIPAAAYLPYLKVEKNKKGEGHIFESLSSGEQQFAHSLHSIYYHLLNVNSVFKSDTKKIKYSYVNIILDEIELYYHPDFQKKYIRELLNGLKNLKLDYIKGINLIFSTHSPFILSDIPANNILRLQEGQVYKEDIVKSFGANIHDILADDFFLSNGFIGDFAKEKIDKVIGWLNYKILKNQIKSLKDEIVFLKKEEKKISELKYKILEGKEKELETYNEISDISKDYCKSLIEIIDEPLLNNTLNDMYHIAYPKTENEKLEEVKAFARKLGVADKLNDINKQL; translated from the coding sequence ATGAGAGGATTTAGATTATTAGCTATAAGACCTTTAATAGATTGTGATGAAGTATATTTAAAAGGACTAGACCCTAACGGGATATTTTCATTTTACTCTAACTATAATTATTTAAATAAGAAAGGTGAATCAGTCAAAAATAATGAAGCTGTAGAAAAAATAATTATAGAAAAAGATGATTCTTTTAATATATACCGAGAAGAGATTAATAAAACTTCAATTAACATTTCAGCTTTAGTTGGTAGAAATGGTTCTGGAAAAAGTACACTACTAGAATTATTTTATGTGACTTGTTTTGCCATTGCTTTAGAAAAAGGAATTATCCCTGATAATACATACTATCATAAAAAATACTTGGAAGGAAAGGAAGCTTATTTACAAGAAATCATAGATAATATCCAAAGAGTACAAATGTGGTTGAGAGCTGAAATAATATATGCTATTGATTCAGATTTTTTCTCTGTCTCTTATTTTGAAGGAAATTTAATTCACAAACATATTCAAGGAAATAATAGTTACCCAAATTTTAAAAACAAAATATATAAAAACAACTCAGCTCCTGTTAATAAATATGTTTTCAATGAGGCTTTTTTTTATAGTATAGTCACAAATTATTCTCTTTATGGACTTAACTCAATAAACCAAGGACATTGGCTCCAAAGTCTCTTTCATAAAAATGATGGTTATCAAACTCCCTTAGTAATAACTCCAATGCGGACAAAAGGGATTATAGATATTAATGATGAGTTTCATTTTGCTCAGACAAGACTACTTTCTAACCTTGTAGATGAAAATTTTAAAACTAAAAACATTGTCAATAACAAAAAAGCTGAGTCTATTGTTTTCGAATTAGATACGGAAAGATTTACCAGTATAAACAACGTAGACATCGATCTAGTACACCAGAAGTATATTAAAGAATATAAGCTTTCAAATGGACTCCAATACACTGATGAAAAATTTTTCATAGATATCTATAATGCTTTAAATCGAGAAAAAAAACTAAGAATTAAAGAAATTGATATAAAAGCTGTTCCCCATTTTAACTCTCTTATAAAATATATACTAAGAAAATTAATTCGGATTTCACTTAACTATAAAGAGTATAATGAGTTTTATTTTCTTCCTAAAGATGGAAAACCTATACCTAGCTTACGAGAGTTTCGAAAGCTTTTATTGAAATTACAAAATGATAACAGCCATATCGTTTTAAAATTACGACAGATTTTGAATGCTATTAGATTCAATATATTTAAAAACTCAAAGACAGCACGCTGGAAACCTGATGATTCAATAAAGAATAATAAAAAGTTTACTTATTCATTAAAAACGGAAGAATTTGTTTCTAGAATTAAAGCTATAAAAAAAGAATTCTCCTCAATAGAATTAATTGAAATTATACCAGCCGCAGCTTATTTACCATATTTAAAAGTAGAAAAAAACAAGAAAGGAGAAGGTCATATTTTTGAATCTTTAAGTTCAGGAGAACAACAATTTGCACACTCATTACATTCTATTTATTACCACCTTTTAAATGTAAATTCTGTTTTTAAAAGTGATACGAAAAAGATAAAATATAGTTATGTAAATATTATTTTAGATGAAATAGAATTATACTATCACCCTGATTTTCAAAAAAAATATATAAGAGAGTTATTAAACGGTCTCAAAAATTTAAAACTAGATTACATCAAGGGAATTAATCTAATTTTCAGCACTCATTCACCATTCATTCTTTCAGATATTCCTGCAAATAACATTTTGAGACTCCAAGAAGGTCAGGTTTATAAAGAAGATATTGTTAAATCGTTTGGCGCAAATATTCACGATATTCTTGCTGATGATTTTTTTCTAAGTAATGGTTTTATAGGGGATTTTGCTAAAGAGAAAATTGATAAAGTCATCGGTTGGCTAAACTATAAAATTCTAAAAAACCAAATAAAATCTTTAAAAGATGAAATAGTTTTTTTAAAAAAAGAAGAAAAAAAAATTAGTGAGTTAAAATATAAAATATTAGAAGGTAAAGAAAAAGAGCTTGAAACTTATAATGAAATTTCAGACATATCCAAAGATTATTGCAAATCACTCATTGAAATTATTGATGAACCTCTTTTAAATAATACATTAAATGACATGTATCATATAGCTTATCCAAAAACTGAAAATGAAAAATTAGAAGAAGTTAAGGCTTTTGCTCGAAAATTAGGTGTAGCTGATAAATTAAACGATATAAATAAACAACTATGA
- a CDS encoding helix-turn-helix domain-containing protein, whose protein sequence is MQFWYMSKYQRKKELPQFCVELGQHIRKLRKQKDLSIEEIAYKAGIDGQNLRKYELGKQEMKVSMLKRIANAFDMTTSELLLFDKEK, encoded by the coding sequence ATGCAATTTTGGTATATGTCAAAATACCAACGAAAAAAGGAGTTACCTCAATTCTGTGTTGAATTAGGTCAACATATTAGAAAACTTAGAAAGCAGAAAGATTTAAGTATAGAGGAAATTGCCTATAAAGCTGGAATTGACGGTCAAAACCTTAGAAAATATGAACTAGGGAAGCAAGAAATGAAAGTTTCAATGCTAAAAAGGATTGCTAATGCATTCGATATGACTACTTCAGAATTATTATTGTTTGATAAAGAAAAATAA
- a CDS encoding efflux RND transporter periplasmic adaptor subunit, producing MRKIYLLLLTVVFLTSCGNKKEQSVEEVIATNDVKQIIAKKTALDTEQQALVADLKLLNKKIAALDTNKKVPLITTIEAKEKLFNHYLELQGNVQTKQNVLVYPEIPGQLVRIYVKEGQRVSKGQILARIDDGGLSQQVAQLETQAALAKTTYERQKRLWDQKIGSEIQYLQAKTSYEAKTNAVNQLKQQLGKTVIRAPFSGIVDDVIKEQGTVVAPGPGAEIFRIVNLRNMYIETAVPESYITAIKKGKRVAIEFPVLGKQIDSKIRQAGNFINPANRTFKVEIGVPNNDRSIKPNLTAKLKINDYTSPKAILIPQSIISENAKGEQYIYIVENLKNKIGIAKQVIIRTGKTQGDVIEVLEGVKSGAMIVKEGARSVKNGQEVKVLN from the coding sequence ATGAGAAAAATATATTTATTATTACTAACAGTAGTTTTTTTAACTTCTTGCGGAAATAAAAAAGAACAATCAGTAGAGGAAGTTATTGCTACCAATGACGTAAAACAAATAATAGCTAAAAAAACAGCGTTGGATACTGAGCAACAGGCTTTGGTAGCAGATTTAAAGTTACTGAATAAAAAAATAGCGGCTTTAGATACTAATAAGAAGGTTCCTTTAATAACAACTATTGAGGCAAAGGAAAAACTTTTTAACCATTATTTAGAATTACAAGGAAATGTACAAACAAAGCAAAATGTATTAGTATATCCTGAAATACCAGGGCAGTTAGTTCGTATTTATGTAAAGGAAGGCCAGAGAGTAAGTAAAGGTCAGATCTTAGCAAGAATAGATGATGGAGGGTTAAGTCAACAAGTGGCCCAGTTGGAAACGCAAGCTGCCTTAGCAAAAACAACGTACGAAAGACAGAAGAGGTTGTGGGATCAAAAAATAGGATCAGAAATACAGTATTTACAAGCAAAAACCTCATATGAAGCAAAAACAAATGCAGTAAATCAGTTAAAACAACAATTAGGAAAAACAGTAATTAGGGCACCTTTTAGTGGTATTGTTGATGATGTAATCAAAGAGCAAGGAACCGTAGTAGCCCCAGGTCCAGGTGCTGAAATCTTTAGAATTGTCAATTTAAGAAATATGTACATTGAAACAGCTGTTCCTGAAAGTTATATAACAGCTATTAAAAAAGGAAAAAGAGTTGCTATCGAATTTCCTGTTTTAGGAAAACAAATAGATTCTAAGATTCGTCAAGCAGGAAACTTTATAAATCCAGCAAATAGAACTTTTAAGGTAGAAATAGGAGTGCCTAATAATGATAGAAGTATTAAGCCTAATTTAACAGCTAAGCTAAAAATTAATGATTATACAAGTCCTAAAGCTATTTTAATACCTCAGAGTATTATTTCTGAAAATGCAAAAGGAGAGCAATATATCTATATAGTTGAAAATTTAAAAAATAAGATAGGAATAGCAAAGCAGGTGATTATAAGAACAGGAAAAACACAGGGCGATGTTATTGAGGTTTTAGAAGGAGTAAAGAGTGGAGCTATGATAGTAAAAGAAGGGGCTCGTAGCGTAAAGAATGGACAAGAGGTAAAGGTTCTGAACTAA